The Pseudoxanthomonas suwonensis sequence TCTGGTTGCCGCCGACCCGCTCGAAGCTGCGTTCCTGCAGCACGCGCAGCAGCTTGACCTGCATCGGCATGCTCATGTCGCCGATCTCGTCCAGCAGCAGGGTGCCGCCTTCGGCCATCTCGAAGCGGCCCTTGCGCGCGCTCAGCGCGCCGGTGAAGGCGCCCTTCTCGTGGCCGAACAGCTCGCTCTCCAGCAGGTCCGGCGGGATCGCGCCGCAGTTGATCGCCACGAACGGGCCGTCGCGGCGCGCCGACTGCTGGTGGATCGCGCGCGCGGCCACTTCCTTGCCGGTGCCCGATTCGCCCAGCACCAGCACCGTGGTGTCGAACGGGGCGACCTGGCCGATCATCCGGCGCAGGCGCTGCACCGCCGGGCTGTTGCCGGTGGGGCCGCTGTCCTGGGCCACCGCGGCGCCGGCCTGCTGCTCGGCGTCCAGGCGCTTGAGGCTGGCGCGGCGCAGGCAGGCTTCCAGCTGGGCGTGGCGGATAGGCGATTCCAGCGGCCACACCCCGGCCTCGTGCAGGCCGTGGGCGGCGGCGAAGGCACCGGTGTCACCCTGCAGCAGAAGAACCGGCGGCGGCAGCGGCGTGGCGCCGAGCCAGGCGAAGAAGTCGCGCGCGGCAGCCTCGTCGTCCAGTTCGCCCACCACCAGCGCCATCCAGTCGGTCGGGCGCTGGCGCGCGGTGGCCACGTCGCCGGGCGAGGCCGCCCAGCGCGGATTGAGGTCCATGAACTCCAGCAGGCCGCACACGCGCTCGGCGCGCTCGGCGTTGCCGTCGATCACCAGGATGCGCGACTCGCTCACGGCCCGTCCCTCTGCGCCAGGCGCTCCAGGATCGGCATCACTTCCTGCAGGTAGGACAGCTTGCTGACGAAGTTGTCGGCGCCGGCGCGCATGGCGTGCTCGCGGTGCTCGGCGTCGTCGAAGTGGCTGGCGATCACGATGTACGGCGGATCGTCCTGGGCCTTGATCAGGCGGGTGGCCTGCAGCCCGCCCATCTCCGGCATCGCCAGGTCCATCAGCACCGCGTCCGGGCGCAGCGCCTCGGAGCGTTCGATCGCCTCCAGGCCGTTGCTGGCGGTGCCGGCGATCTCCAGCCATTCGAGCTTGCGGAAATGGCGCATGGCGGCGTTGATGAAGCCGTCGTGGTCGTCCACGAGCAGGACACGGAGGTGGCGCATGGTCGCTGTTCCTCAGCCCGCGCGGGCCAGCAGGGGGGCGGCGCCGCGGCGGCGTTCGCGCGCCGGGGCGATGGACATCTGTTCGCGGTACTTGGCCACGGTGCGGCGGGCGATGTGCACGCCCTGGCGGGCCAGCAGCGCGGCGATCGCGTCGTCGGCCAGCGGCCGCGCCGCCGGTTCGGATTCGATCAGCCGGCGCACCATCGCCTTGACCGCCGCGCCGGAGACGCTGGCGCCTTCCAGGCGCACGGCGAAGAAGTGCTTGAGTTCGAAGGTGCCGCGCGGGGTCTGCACGTACTTGCCGCTGGTGATGCGCGAGACGGTGGACTCGTGCATGCCGATCGCGTCGGCCACTTCCTTCAGGGTCAGCGGCGCCATCGCCTCGTCGCCGCGCTCCAGGAACGCGGCCTGGCGTTCGACGATCACCCGGGTGGTGCGCAGCAGGGTGTCATAGCGCATCGACAGGCCGCGGGTCAGCCAGCGCGCCTCCTGCAGCAGTTCGCGCAGGCGGCCGGCGCCTTCGCCGTCGCCGGCCTGGGCCAGGGCGCGCTCGTAGGTGCCGTTGACCGACAGCTTCGGCGCGGTGGCCGGGTTCAGCGCCACCCGCCACTGGCGGTCGGCCTGCCACACCACCACGTCGGGGACCACGTAGCCGGCGTCGCCGGGTTCGGCCTCGGCCTGCGCCGGGCGCGGCTGCAGCGACAGCACCAGGCGCACGGCCTCGGCCACGTCGGCCTCTTCGACGTGCAGCTGGCGGGCGATGGCGGCGTGGTCGTGCGCGGCCAGCGCCGGCAGGCAGTATTCGAGGATGCGCGCGGCCAGCGGGCGGCCGGCGCAGGGGGCGGGCAGGGCGGCCAGCTGCGCCTGCAGGCATTCGCCCAGGTCGCGCGCGGCCAGGCCGGCCGGTTCGCCGTGCAGCAGGCGCTGGCGCACTGCCTCGATGCGCTCGGCGGCGACGTCGAAACGGGCGCAGGCGCGCAGCAGCAGCGCCTCGTGGGTGCCGTCCAGGTAGCCCGCGTCGTCGCAATGCTCCAGCCAGAAGGCGGCGATCTCCAGCGACTGCGGGTCCAGTTCCAGGGCCAGCCGCTGCAGCACGCGCACGCACGGGTCGCTGGAGCCGGGCTCGGCGATGCGCTGCATGCGGTCGTCGCCTTCTCCGTTCCAGCTGGCGCCGGCCACGTCCCACATCGAAGACTCGGGTAGTTCGTCGAACGCGGCCGTCTCGAGTTGCGTGTCCGGCTGCGTGCCTTCCGGCACGGCGCCTGCATCGGCGGTGTCGGCCAGTTCCTCGTCCAGTTCGAGCATCGGGTTCTGCTCGAGCACGCGGGTGATTTCCAGCTGCAGCTGCTGCGCATCGAGCTGCAGCAGGCGGATGGACTGCAGCAGCTGCGGCGTGAGGTGCAGTTGCTGCCCAAGCTGGACCGAGACGCTGGCTTTCATCGATTTCCCCCGCTGCGCCGGACCCCCTGGCGCGATGGAGGCATCGTGCGCCCGCCGTGTCGGGAATTGAATCGGGGCGTTCCCGAGGCCGGTGGTCGTTTCCCCGACATGCTGTCGGGGTTTTCCCTACATCGCCGGTTTTCCGGCGCCGGGGCGCGGTCAGCCCAGCTCGTGCCGGTGCTTGACCGCCAGCAGGACCAGTTCGTTGGCGCGGCGGCAGCCCAGCGTCTCCATCATCCGCGCGCGGTGGGTCTCCACCGTCTTCACGCTGATCCCCAGGTCGGCGGCGATCTCCTTGCTGCTCAGGCCGCGGCCGATCTGGGCCAGGATCTCGCGCTGGCGCGGCGGCAGCGCCGCCACCCCGACCGGCTTGGCCTTGCCCAGCATCGGGGCGATCATCCGCGAGGAGATGCGCGGGCTGAGGAACACCTCGCCGCCGGCCGCCGAGCGCAGCGCCAGTTCCAGTTCCAGCGGCGCGGCGTCCTTGACCACGAAGCCGGCCGCGCCGCGGTCCAGCGCGTCGCGCACGTGCAGTGGGTCGTCGTGCATGGACATCATCACCACGCGCGTGTCCGGCACGCGCTCGAGGATGCCGCTGAGCGCTTCCAGCCCGGTGCGGCCGGGCAGGGACAGGTCGAGCAGGACCAGCTCCGGGCGGTGGATGGCGGCCAGGTCGATGGCCTGGTCCGCGTTGCTGGCTTCGGCGACCACGTCCACGTCGGAAAAGGTCTGCAGCAGGCGGCTCAGGCCGGCGCGCACCAGGGTGTGGTCGTCAACGATCAGAACTCGCACGGATGGGTGAAGGATCCCCGGACGTCGACGGTCACCTTAGCCCATCGTGGCAGCGAGTTGTAGGCGCCGCTCCCGCGAGTGGCCGCCCCGACCGGGGCGGCGGGGGTCTTCAGCGCCGGCGCGCGTCCGCGACCTGGCGGCGATGCATGCGGAACAGGTGCCGTTCCAGCGCCTCTTCCAGGCCCGCCGGCAGCGCCGGGAAGCGCAGCCACAGCCAGTGGCCGCCGGCCTCGGCGGCGCTGGCGGCCACGATCGCCGGCAGTTCCAGCTCGTCCGGCAGCCAGTCCGAGGGCTGCAGGCGCAGGGTGCCGGCGGTGTCGGTCGCCGGCGCCGCGGTGTCCGCATCCAGCCGCAGGCGCAGGCCGCGCGCGGACCAGCGCAGGGGGCGCGGCGGCAGGGGGCGTTCCGATTGCCGCACCAGGCGGCCGAGCAGGACCAGCATCAGGTCCAGCTTGGCGTCCATGCGCTGTGCCAGCAGCGGCAGTTCGCCGCGCTTTTCCTCGCCGGTCTCGTCCGAGCGCAGGTCCTCGACCTGGGCCAGGCCGCGCAGCAGCGTTTCGGCCTGGGGCAGGCGGCCGTGGCCGCCGTCGGGGATGAAACAGGCCGGCAGCACCGCCTCGCAGCTCAGCGTCTCTTCGAACAGGCCGGCTTCGGCCGCCTGCGCCGCACGCGGCCAGGCCGGGTTCACGGCGCGACCTCGCGGTAGCGGCGGCTGGCCTGGTCGGACTGGCGCAGCCCGCGCAGGCCGGCGGCGGCGGCGTCGCGCGCGGCGAGCATGTCGTCCTGCAGCCGGTGCTGCAGTTGCAGCAGCTCGCGCAGCGCCTGCATCGGCGCCTGCAGGCCCACGGTGTCGATGTATTCGCGCAGGCGCTGGTCGTGCCAGGCGAGCACGTCGCCGGCGCGGCCGTAGTCGCCCTCGTCCAGGGCCCGGCGCAGGGTGGCCAGGTCCTGGTGCAGGGTGGCCAGGGTGTCGGTGCTCACGGCGTGGCCTCAAGCGCCGGATGGCCCTGGCGCTGCGCCTGCGGGATCGCGTTCCAGGCCGAGTCGATCTCGCCCAGCAGCTGCAGGGCCTCGTCCAGGGCGGCGTGGTCGTTGTGCAGGTTGGCCTCGGTCAGCCGCTGGACCACGTAGTCGTACAGCCCCGCCAGGTTGCCGGCCAGGTCGCCGCCGGCCTCGTGGTCGAGCGAGCCGTTGAGGTGGCCGACGATCGCGCAGGCCTCGCCGATCGCCTTGCCCTTGCGCGCCAGGTCGCCCTGGTCGAGGCAGGCCTGCGCCAGGCGGATGCGCTGGCAGGCGCCGGCCAGGAGCAGGGCGACGAGCTTGTGCGGGTCGGCGCCCATGACGGCGCCTTCCAGGCTGTTCTGCCGGTACTGGTCGGCGTAGGCGCGGGAGGACATGGGATTCTCCTTGGTGGCTGCGTCAGCGGCTGCTGGTCTGCGCGGCGATCGCGGTCAGCTGCTGGGCCAGGTAGTTGCTGGTGGTGGTCATCTGGCCCATGAGGCTGTCCAGGGCGACGAACTGCGCCTTGTAGCGGGCGGCCACGCTCTCCATGCGCAGGTCCAGCGTCTCGCGCTGCTTGGCCACGTCCTTGAGCTGGTCGTTGAGGGTCTTGTTGCGCAGGGTGAAGGCGCCGTTGCTGCCGACGTAGTTGTCGACCACCGCCGCGAGCCTGGCGGCCAGTCCCTGGTCGCCGGTGAAGGCGGCGGCGACCTTGCCCGGTTCGGCGGCGAGGGCGGCGTCGAACTTGGCCGCGTCCAGGACCAGGGTGCCATCCGGATTGGGATAGCCCTGGGTCTGCAGGCCCAGGGTCCGGGCGTCGAGCCCGCTGGCAGCCAGCTCGCCCAGCAGGTTGCCGAGCACGTTGCGCAACTGGCTGGCCGCGCCGCGGATCTGGGCGTCGCCGGTCAGCGAGGACGGCGTGTTGCTTCCGGCATTGAACGAGGTGACCGAACCCAGCGCCTTGATCGCGCCGTTGTAGGCATTGACGAAACCCTGCACCGCCGCGCGGCTGGCGGCCGGGTCGCTGCCGACGTTGACGGTGCTGGTGCCGGTCTTCTTCAGTTCCAGGGTCAGGCCAGGCACGGCGTCGCCGATCTTGTTGCTGGCCGAGGTGGTGACCAGTCCGTCGATCGAGACCCGGGCGTCGCTGGCCGGTGAGCGTTCCTCCAGGCCGGCGACCAGCCCGGCGAGGTCGCTGCCGCCCTCGAGCACCTGCAACGAGACCACGTGGCTGGCGCCGGTCTTGTCCGAGCCCACCGCCAGGTGCAGTCCGGCATCCGACTTGAGCAGGCTGGCCTGCACGCCCAGGTTCTGCGCGGCCTTGTTGATCGCGCTGCGCACGTCGGCCAGGGTGTTGCCTTCGCCTACCTCGATCTCGACGGCCTCGCCGCCGATCGACAGCGACAGCCGGCCGGCGCCGAAGGTGGCGTCCTCGGTCACGCCGGCACCGACCAGCTTGTGCGCGCTGGCCAGCGACAGGACCTCCACCTGGTAGCTGCCGACGGGAATGCCCTTGCTGCCGCTGGCGGACAGCACGTTGTCGACGCCGTTGCTGCTGTCGGCAGAGACCGACTTGACCGTGCGCGCCTCCAGCGAGTCGACCTTCTTCAGCGCCTCGAGTGCGGTCTTGAGCGTGCTGAACGCCGAGGTGACCGTGCCCAGGCCGGAGATCTTGAACTTGGTGTTGCTTTCCAGCTTGGTCAGGCGCGCGTCCATCGGCGCGCGGTCGGCCGCCACCAGCTGGCTGACGATGCCGCTGATGTCCAGGCTCGAGCCCACGCCGCCGTATCCGAAGCTGTAATCTGCCATTGCCGGTTCTCCTGGGCGCCCGGTGGATGTGGAAGCGCCGCCCCACGGGCGGCAGCGCTGCCGACCCGTCCGCCTGTTCTAGCGGCGCGGGGACGGCGATCTTTAGCCGATGCAGGATCCGTGCCGCGGGACCGATGCCGGGACGCCGCCGCCACAAAAAAACCCTCCCCCGTCGCCGGGGGAGGGCTGTATGGCCGAACCGGGTGCCGCGGGATCAGCGCAGCAGGCTGAGCACGTTCTGCGGGATCTGGTTGGCCTGGGCCAGCATCGCGGTACCGGCCTGCTGCAGGATCTGCGTGCGCGACAGCTCAGCGGTCTCCTTGGCGAAGTCGGTGTCGCGGATGCGGCTGCGCGATGCCGACAGGTTCTCCGAACCGGTGTTCAGATTGGCGACCACCGAGGTGAAGCGGTTCTGGATCGCACCCAGGTCGGCGCGCGAGGAGTTCACCGCGGTCAGCGCAGCGTCCATGGCCAGGATCATGCGGTCGGCGGCCTCGGCGGTCAGCACGGTTTCGGCGGAGAAACCGGTCTGGGCGGTGCCTGCGACGACGCTGGCGGTGCCTGCGGTGGTGCCTGCGGTGACGCCGCTGACGTTGGTCAGGTTGGCCAGGGTCAGGTTCTGGTCGGTCGAGGTGATCGCACCGTCGGCCGCCATGGTGACGTTGGCCAGCCCAGTGTTGGCCGGGATCGCCTTGGCGACGTCGAACGCTGCCTTCAGCGCTGCGGCGGCGGCGGGGGCATCCGCTGCGCCGGCGGCGGTGGTGATGGTGACGCCGTTGATTTCCATCGACATGCCGGTGGCGAAGGCCGTCGCCGTGGCCGCGGCGGTGGTCTGGGTGTACGCGGTGGTATCCGGCGAAGTCCAGCTACCCAGCGCCGTGGTGTTGGCGTTGGCGATCGAGGCGACCGTGATGGTCTGGCCCTGGTTGGCACCGACCTGGAAGGCCTGGGCGGTGAAGTTGCCGTTCAGCAGCTTGGTGCCGTTGAAGTCGGTCTGCTCGGCCACGCGCTGGATCTCGGCCTTGAGCTGGGTGACTTCGGCGTTCAGCGCCTCGCGGTCGGAGGTGGAGTTGGTGGCGTTGCGCGACTGCACGGCCAGCTCGCGGATGCGCTGCAGGTTGTTGCCGATCTCGCTCAGCGAGCCCTCGGCGGTCTGCGCCAGCGAGATGCCGTCGTTGGCGTTGCGGGCGGCCTGGTTCATGCCGCGGATCTGGGTGCTGAAGCGCTCCGAGATCGCCAGGCCGGCGGCGTCGTCCTTGGCGCTGTTGATGCGCAGGCCCGAGGACAGGCGCTGGATGGTGGTGGACAGGCTGGCGCTGTTGGTGGCCAGGTTGCGCTGTGCGTTCAGCGAGATGGTGTTGGTGTTGATGACGGACATGATGCTGGTCTCCTGGTTTGGGGAATCCGGCGTGGATTACAGGGCCTTGCCGGTGGCTCCGCAGGGGCTTGCCGTCTGTGCCGGCCCTGTCCTCTGCTGACATGAGTAGCGGCGCTTTTCCAGGAACCTTTAGCGTGGCCTTGAAAAAATTTCCGGCTGTCTGTAGGGCCGGCGGATGGAGAGAAGATCCGATGGCCCGGCAGATGCCTGCCGCTGCTGCGTGTAGCGGCGGGCGCAGCGGGAAATTTAGGGATCTTCGCCCCCGTCTCGCAGGGCTCATGGTCATGCCGCAGGCGCTGTCGTCCAGGCGGCTCGGCGAGACGGCTTGGCCGATCCGGCCTCGTCATGCGTGGGCGATCTTCGCGGGGTGGTTGGTGCGGGAGGCGGTTTCCCGGCGCCGCGGCGACGCGGGCACAGGCGACGCCTCCTTGTCCCGATGCCGGTGTCGCCGACTGGCTGGGCTCCTGCATTCCCCGTCGTTCCGGCTTTCGCCGGAACGACGGGGCTCTGGCTACTGGACGGGGGCTCCGGCTGCTGTAGGAGCCGGGCTTGCCCGCGACGCGACGGTACCGGCAGAGGCGACCCCTCGCCGCCTCAGCGCAGCAGGTTGAACAGCGACATCCGCTGGATCTGGGTGAAGGCCAACTGCGCTGCTTCCAGCGCGGTCTTCTCCAGGCTGAAGCGACTGATGGCTTCGGCGTAGTCGAGGTCGCGCAGTCCGGAAAGCGTGGTGCTGATGGTCAGCGACTGCGAGTCGCGCAGGCCGGCGGCGGTGTCCAGCGCCGCCAGCTGCGCGCCGCCGGCCGCGCGCGCATCGATCAGATGTTCCTGCGCGGTGGCGATGTCGCGCAGCGAGGACTGCAGCAGGTTCTGCATTTCCGTCTTCTGAGCGTCGGTGGTCGGCGCCAGCGCCAGCGCGCCGATCAGGCGGTCGATGGTGGCGAACACGTCGCGGGTGCCGGCCGGGCCGATCGTGAACGCATCACCGGCGGCGGGTTGTCCTTCCAGCTGCAGCTTCAGGCCGTGCGAGACGATGCTGTCGCCGGAGGCGTAGCTGCCGCCGCCGACCGGATTGCCGTTGCCGTCGAGCACCACGTAGGCATCGGGTGCGGTGAACTCGATGCGGTAGATGCCGCCGTTCCAGGCGCCGGAATCGGCGACGCCGTACTGCTTGACCAGGCCGGAGCCGGCGTTGCCGGCGTCGGCCTGGACGTCGACCCGGCCGTCGCCGGTGCGCACGCGCAGGAACAGTTCGCTGCCGGGACGGGTGTCGGCGACGCTCATCTCCGGCGCCACTTCCACCCGGCGCTGGGTCTGGTCGCCGGAATAGACCACGCCACCGCTGCCGATCGCGAACGGCGCACTGCCGTCGGCGGTGCCTCCGAACAGGTAGCGGCCGGCGCCGTCGCTGCTGTTGGCCAGGTCGAGCAGGCCGTCGCGCAGGCTGCGGATCTCCTTGCCGATGGCGTTGCGGTCGGCATCCGACAGCGCACCGCCGTTGGCCTGCACGGTCAGCTCGTTGATCCGCGCCATCATCTGCCCGGCCTGCGCGAGCACGTTCTCCTGCAGGCCGAGCCGGTTCTGCAGGTTGTTGGCGTTGGCGCCGAAGCGCTCCAGTTCGGCCAGCGCCCGGTCCAGGCCGACCGCCACGCCGGCCGCGACCGGATCGTCCTTGGCGCTGACCAGCTTCTGCCCGGTGGCCAGCTGCTGCTGCAGGTGGTTGAGCTTGGCCTGCTTGGAGAGCAGGGTGCCGACCGTCTGGCTGTACATCATGCCGGTGGAGATGCGCGTGTTCATCGGCGGGCCGCGTTGAGGATGGACTGGAACATGGTGTCGGCGGTGGCGATGATCTGCGCCGCCGCCTGGTAGGCCTGCTGGAGGCGCAGCATGTTGGCCGCCTCTTCGTCCAGGTTGACCCCGGAGATGGCGTCGCGCGCGGACTGGGCCTGGTCGTGCAGCACCTGCTGCGCCTCGGCCGAGTACCCGGCCTGGCGCGCGGCCGAACCGATCGCGGTGGTCAGGCCGCCGATCGCGCCGTTCAGGGTGACCGTGCCGCCGCTGAGCACGCGCGCGTCGTCCAGGTTGGCCAGCCGGGTCGCGTTGCCGTTGTCGCTGGAACCCGGTCCGGTGGGAACGACCTCGAAGAAGTCGCCCGCGGCGGGCATGCCGTCCAGCACCAGGCTCCAGCCGTTGGCGCTGATGCTCTGGCCGGGCGTGTAGGCGAACGGGCCGGCGCCGTCGACGGTGTACTGGCCGGCGTCGAGGAATTCGATCCGGGCCGGGACCAGCAGCGCCGCGTCGGACGCGTCGGTGACGGTGACCTTGCCCGGGATGCCGGTGCCGAGGTTGCCGATGTCGGCGCGGGCCTTGACCGGCGTCGCCGCGGCGATCCGCGACGGATCGGTGATGGCCACCGAGATCCCGCCGGCGACGCCGGCGGTGGGTTGCAGCAGGAAGCGGTCGCCGCTGGCCGGCGTGCCGGCGACCACGATCGCGATGCCGTTGACCCGCAGCGGGTCGCCTGGGGCGCCGCTGCCGGCGACCGGCACGCTGGCGCCGGTGTCGACCCGCTGCGCCACCCAGCCGCCGCCTTCGAAGCGCAGCAGCAGGTTCTGTCCGTCCACCTGGCCCAGGTCGTGGAAGCTGGCCTGCAGGGTGGCGCCGCTGCCGTTGCCCTGGTGGGGGTTGACCGCCGGCGCGGGCAGGGCGAAGAAGTCCCCGCCCATCTGCCCGTACAGGTCCATGCCGGCACGGTGCGCGGCGTTGAAGGTGTCGACCAGGCCAGAAGCGATACGGCCCAGCTCGGCCATCGACGGGTCCAGCACGCTGGCGCGGAACTCGAGCAGGCCGCCGATGCGGCCGCCCATGCTGCGGCCGTCCAGGGTGATCGGCTGTCCGGGCGTCAGCAGCGCCAGCTGCAGCCGTTCGGGACGGTAGGGGTCGGCGACCGTGGCCACCTGGGTGGCGATGGTACCGACCACCAGGGCCTGGCCGCCGGCGGTGAACACGTTCAATGGTCCGCCGTCCTGCGACACCGCGGTGCCGCCGGTATAGGCGACCAGTTCGGAGATCAGCTGGTCGCGGCGGTCGAGCAGGTCGGGCGCGGCGCGGGTCGCATCGCTGCCGATCATGCCGTTGAGCCGGGCGACCTCGGCGGACAGCCGGTTGATCTCCGCGGCGCCGGTGATCAGGCCGTTGTTGACCTCCTGGCCCAGTGCGCCGAGCTGGCCGTCCAGCACGCGGAAGCGGTTGGCCATCGCGCTGGCCTGGGCCAGCAGGTTCTCGCGCTCGGCGCTGGAGGAGGCGTTGGAGGACAGCGCGCTGACCGAGTCGAAGAAGTTCGACCAGAGCCCGGCCAGGTTGGTGGCCTTGTCGGAGAACAGGCTGTCCACCCGTCCGGCCAGGGACGACAGCTGCTGCAGCCGGGCCAGCTCGCCGCCGCTGTCGAGCAGGCGCGAGATCGCCATCTGGTCGGCGACGCGGCCGACCTGGGCCAGGCGGGTACCGTTGCCGACGTAGCCATAGCCGTAGTCGGTCGGCGTGCGCGCGGCGAAGTCGGCCCGCTGCCGGCTGTAGCCGGGGGTGTTGAGGTTGGCGACGTTGTGGCTGACGGTCGCCAGCGCCCGCTGGAAGGCGATCAGGGCGCCGGTGCCGGTGGACAGGACGGACATCGGGCTTACCTCCTCAGGGTGGCGCCGAAGGCGCCGGCGGCACTGGCCATGGCGTTGCCGCCGGTATCGACCGCGCCGGTGCCGGTGCGGGTGGCGATGCCGGCGATCGCCTGCACCGCGCGGCCGACGGTCGGCCCGTTCGCGATCGCGGCGATCTTGGCGGCGTAGGACGGGTCGGTGGCGTAGCCGGCGTTCTGCAGCGCCTGGGCGAAGCGCTTGACGTCGCCGCCGGACTGCAGTGCCTGGCGGTAGCGCGGGTTGTTCTTGAGCATGCGCACGTAGTCGGCGAAGCTCTCGGACGGCGAGGCGTAGGCGCGGAACTCGGCCTTCTCGCTGACCCGCACGCCGTTGACGTACTCGTGGGTGCCGGCGCTGGCGCGCTCGCCCTTCCAGCCGGTGGCCTTGATCCCGAACAGGTTGTGCGTGCTGCCGCCGTCGTTGCGCTGGATCTGCTTGCGCCCCCAGCCGGTTTCCAGCGCGGCCTGGGCGACCAGCGCGCGCGCATCCACGCCCAGTTCGCGCGCGGCGGCCTGGGCGTGGTGCCAGATCTTCGCCACGAACTGCTCCGGGCTGCGCGGGGCGAAGCCGGCGGCGGCTTCGGACGCGGCAGCGGCATCAGCGGCTCCGGGGTGGAAATCCGATGCCGGGGAAGCCGATCCGGCCGCGGCGGCGGGCGCGGCCATCAACCGGGCCACCAGTGCGTCCAGCGGCGAAGCGGACGTGGTCGATGCGCCGTCGCCCTCGCGGCCGGCGATCAGGTCCAGCGCGCGGTCGAAGTCGGGCGACGCGGGCGTGGCGGCGGCGCCCTCGCGGGCGTAGGCCAGCGCCGCGGCGGCGGCACGGGTCGGACCGGGGCGGCCGTCGCCGACGCCGGGCAGGCGGGCGTCCAGCGCGGGCGCGGTCTCCTGCGCCACGCCGGACTGGCGGCCGAGCTGGCGCGCGATCATGGGCGCCAGGCCCAGTCCCTTGCCCTCGGTCAGGGCCTTGGCCAGCTGCTGGTCGTAGAGGTCGCGGAAGGTCTGGTTCTCGCCGGGGAACAGCGAGTCGCCGAAGCTGGCGTCGCGCATGCTCTTGACCAGCATCTGCGCGAACTGGCCCTCGAGCTGGCGCGCGACCTGGTCGATGCGCGCGGCATCGGCCTTGGGCGCGGCGGCCAGTTCCAGCGGTGGCCCGGCGATGCGCATCAGATCACTTCCAGCTCCGCACGCAGCGCGCCGGCCTGGCGCAATGCCTCCAGGATCGCGATCAGGTCGCCGGGGGCGGCACCGACCTCGTTCACCGCGCGCACGATCTCGTCCAGGGTGGTGCCGCCCTCGAACTTGAACATGCGGCTGCCGTCCTGCGAGGCGCCCACGGTGGAGGCGGGCGCGACCACGGTGCCGCCGCCGGCGAACGCGCCGGGC is a genomic window containing:
- the fliD gene encoding flagellar filament capping protein FliD; its protein translation is MADYSFGYGGVGSSLDISGIVSQLVAADRAPMDARLTKLESNTKFKISGLGTVTSAFSTLKTALEALKKVDSLEARTVKSVSADSSNGVDNVLSASGSKGIPVGSYQVEVLSLASAHKLVGAGVTEDATFGAGRLSLSIGGEAVEIEVGEGNTLADVRSAINKAAQNLGVQASLLKSDAGLHLAVGSDKTGASHVVSLQVLEGGSDLAGLVAGLEERSPASDARVSIDGLVTTSASNKIGDAVPGLTLELKKTGTSTVNVGSDPAASRAAVQGFVNAYNGAIKALGSVTSFNAGSNTPSSLTGDAQIRGAASQLRNVLGNLLGELAASGLDARTLGLQTQGYPNPDGTLVLDAAKFDAALAAEPGKVAAAFTGDQGLAARLAAVVDNYVGSNGAFTLRNKTLNDQLKDVAKQRETLDLRMESVAARYKAQFVALDSLMGQMTTTSNYLAQQLTAIAAQTSSR
- the fliS gene encoding flagellar export chaperone FliS, translating into MSSRAYADQYRQNSLEGAVMGADPHKLVALLLAGACQRIRLAQACLDQGDLARKGKAIGEACAIVGHLNGSLDHEAGGDLAGNLAGLYDYVVQRLTEANLHNDHAALDEALQLLGEIDSAWNAIPQAQRQGHPALEATP
- a CDS encoding response regulator; translated protein: MRHLRVLLVDDHDGFINAAMRHFRKLEWLEIAGTASNGLEAIERSEALRPDAVLMDLAMPEMGGLQATRLIKAQDDPPYIVIASHFDDAEHREHAMRAGADNFVSKLSYLQEVMPILERLAQRDGP
- a CDS encoding response regulator, with product MRVLIVDDHTLVRAGLSRLLQTFSDVDVVAEASNADQAIDLAAIHRPELVLLDLSLPGRTGLEALSGILERVPDTRVVMMSMHDDPLHVRDALDRGAAGFVVKDAAPLELELALRSAAGGEVFLSPRISSRMIAPMLGKAKPVGVAALPPRQREILAQIGRGLSSKEIAADLGISVKTVETHRARMMETLGCRRANELVLLAVKHRHELG
- a CDS encoding flagellin codes for the protein MMSVINTNTISLNAQRNLATNSASLSTTIQRLSSGLRINSAKDDAAGLAISERFSTQIRGMNQAARNANDGISLAQTAEGSLSEIGNNLQRIRELAVQSRNATNSTSDREALNAEVTQLKAEIQRVAEQTDFNGTKLLNGNFTAQAFQVGANQGQTITVASIANANTTALGSWTSPDTTAYTQTTAAATATAFATGMSMEINGVTITTAAGAADAPAAAAALKAAFDVAKAIPANTGLANVTMAADGAITSTDQNLTLANLTNVSGVTAGTTAGTASVVAGTAQTGFSAETVLTAEAADRMILAMDAALTAVNSSRADLGAIQNRFTSVVANLNTGSENLSASRSRIRDTDFAKETAELSRTQILQQAGTAMLAQANQIPQNVLSLLR
- a CDS encoding PilZ domain-containing protein; this encodes MNPAWPRAAQAAEAGLFEETLSCEAVLPACFIPDGGHGRLPQAETLLRGLAQVEDLRSDETGEEKRGELPLLAQRMDAKLDLMLVLLGRLVRQSERPLPPRPLRWSARGLRLRLDADTAAPATDTAGTLRLQPSDWLPDELELPAIVAASAAEAGGHWLWLRFPALPAGLEEALERHLFRMHRRQVADARRR
- a CDS encoding sigma-54 dependent transcriptional regulator; the protein is MSESRILVIDGNAERAERVCGLLEFMDLNPRWAASPGDVATARQRPTDWMALVVGELDDEAAARDFFAWLGATPLPPPVLLLQGDTGAFAAAHGLHEAGVWPLESPIRHAQLEACLRRASLKRLDAEQQAGAAVAQDSGPTGNSPAVQRLRRMIGQVAPFDTTVLVLGESGTGKEVAARAIHQQSARRDGPFVAINCGAIPPDLLESELFGHEKGAFTGALSARKGRFEMAEGGTLLLDEIGDMSMPMQVKLLRVLQERSFERVGGNQTIKCNVRVVAATHRNLEDRIADGQFREDLFYRLNVFPIEMPALRERTADLPALVETIAGQLARTGRGEVRFAAEALATLAGYAWPGNVRELTNLVERLAVLNPGGLVRLEDLPARYRAHIPAGAVPAPLVTPVVAATPATPATTPAPAAAAAVDPATTLPEEGLDLREHIARIELQLIREALERSQGVVAHAAQLLGLRRTTLVEKLRKYGIEREELAQ
- the rpoN gene encoding RNA polymerase factor sigma-54, producing the protein MKASVSVQLGQQLHLTPQLLQSIRLLQLDAQQLQLEITRVLEQNPMLELDEELADTADAGAVPEGTQPDTQLETAAFDELPESSMWDVAGASWNGEGDDRMQRIAEPGSSDPCVRVLQRLALELDPQSLEIAAFWLEHCDDAGYLDGTHEALLLRACARFDVAAERIEAVRQRLLHGEPAGLAARDLGECLQAQLAALPAPCAGRPLAARILEYCLPALAAHDHAAIARQLHVEEADVAEAVRLVLSLQPRPAQAEAEPGDAGYVVPDVVVWQADRQWRVALNPATAPKLSVNGTYERALAQAGDGEGAGRLRELLQEARWLTRGLSMRYDTLLRTTRVIVERQAAFLERGDEAMAPLTLKEVADAIGMHESTVSRITSGKYVQTPRGTFELKHFFAVRLEGASVSGAAVKAMVRRLIESEPAARPLADDAIAALLARQGVHIARRTVAKYREQMSIAPARERRRGAAPLLARAG